The Shewanella mangrovisoli genome has a window encoding:
- the thiI gene encoding tRNA uracil 4-sulfurtransferase ThiI has product MKFIVKLYPEIMMKSKPVRMRFTKMLETNIRNVLKKVDEDAKVQRQWDRIWVKVPNDKPELAQAFGERLACIPGIAHVVQVDEYSFTSVDDIYQQVLPVYRDQIAGKTFCVRVKRTGSHDFNSIEVERYVGGGLNQFTDAIGVRLKNPEVTVNLEIEGDKLYMVTKRIEGLGGFPMATQEDVLSLISGGFDSGVSSYQFIKKGARTHYCFFNLGGAQHEIGVKQVAYHLWKTYGESHKVKFVSVPFEPVVAEILEKIDNGQMGVVLKRMMMRTAARIAERMGIQAIVTGESLGQVSSQTLTNLNVIDRCTDMLILRPLIAMDKQDIINECRRIGTEDFAKSMPEYCGVISQKPTVKAVLAKVEAEETKFSEDLIDRIVEQAVAIDIREIAEQMNTRITETETVVAIDTNEVVIDIRAPEEEENKPLEIEGVEIKRIPFFKLATQFADLDKQKTYLLYCERGVMSKLQALYLIEQGYHNVKVYRP; this is encoded by the coding sequence ATGAAGTTTATTGTAAAGCTGTACCCAGAAATCATGATGAAGAGCAAGCCCGTGCGCATGCGCTTCACCAAAATGCTTGAAACCAACATCCGTAACGTGCTCAAAAAAGTTGATGAAGATGCCAAAGTGCAACGTCAATGGGACCGTATTTGGGTAAAGGTGCCAAATGATAAACCTGAATTAGCTCAGGCCTTTGGTGAGCGTTTAGCCTGTATTCCTGGGATTGCCCATGTGGTGCAAGTGGATGAATACAGCTTTACCTCAGTCGATGATATCTACCAGCAAGTCTTACCCGTTTACCGTGACCAAATTGCCGGTAAAACCTTCTGTGTGCGCGTCAAACGCACTGGCTCACACGATTTTAACTCTATCGAAGTCGAGCGTTATGTTGGTGGTGGTTTAAACCAGTTTACCGATGCGATTGGTGTGCGTTTGAAGAACCCAGAAGTGACAGTTAACCTCGAAATCGAGGGTGATAAACTGTATATGGTGACTAAGCGTATCGAAGGCTTAGGCGGCTTCCCGATGGCGACGCAGGAAGATGTATTGTCCTTGATTTCGGGCGGTTTTGACTCAGGCGTGTCGAGCTACCAATTTATTAAGAAGGGTGCTCGTACCCATTACTGTTTCTTCAACCTCGGCGGCGCGCAGCATGAAATTGGCGTGAAACAAGTCGCTTACCATTTGTGGAAAACCTATGGTGAATCCCACAAAGTGAAGTTTGTGTCCGTGCCGTTCGAGCCTGTAGTGGCCGAGATTTTAGAGAAAATCGACAACGGTCAAATGGGCGTGGTACTCAAGCGTATGATGATGCGCACCGCGGCGCGTATTGCTGAACGTATGGGCATTCAGGCGATTGTGACTGGTGAGAGTTTAGGCCAAGTATCGAGCCAAACCTTAACTAACTTGAACGTGATTGACCGCTGCACCGATATGCTGATCCTGCGCCCGCTGATCGCCATGGACAAGCAGGACATCATCAACGAATGTCGCCGTATCGGCACCGAAGATTTTGCTAAATCTATGCCCGAATATTGCGGTGTGATTTCGCAAAAGCCAACCGTTAAGGCGGTACTGGCCAAGGTTGAGGCCGAAGAGACCAAATTCTCTGAGGACCTGATTGACCGTATCGTTGAGCAGGCTGTTGCCATTGATATCAGGGAGATAGCAGAACAGATGAATACGCGTATCACTGAAACTGAAACCGTTGTTGCTATCGACACCAATGAAGTGGTGATTGATATTCGCGCCCCAGAGGAAGAAGAGAACAAACCGCTGGAGATTGAAGGCGTGGAAATCAAGCGCATTCCTTTCTTCAAATTAGCGACTCAGTTTGCCGATCTCGATAAGCAGAAGACTTACCTGCTGTACTGCGAGCGTGGTGTGATGAGTAAATTACAGGCGCTATACCTGATTGAACAAGGTTATCACAATGTTAAGGTTTACCGCCCTTAA
- the rlmM gene encoding 23S rRNA (cytidine(2498)-2'-O)-methyltransferase RlmM has translation MKNLFLFCRAGYEKECAAEIQQRAAELNVGGFVKANNNDAYVVYQCFEEDGGDTLVKQLPLDSLIFARQMFAANELLADLPESDRVSPIVAALSEVSKAGELRVETPDTNEAKELSAFCRKFTVPLRQHLKKSGSLLAQENPKRPIIHVCFIGPGRAYVGYSFSNNSSPYFMGIPRLKMAADAPSRSSLKLDEAFAQFVPKEEQEVRVRSGMNAVDLGACPGGWTYQLVRRGMMVSAVDNGPMNEKLMETGQVKHFREDGFRFEPQRKNIYWLVCDMVEKPARVAELIEAWAINGWFKEAIFNLKLPMKSRYKEVMAILNTMQEILKENGINEFQLQCKHLYHDRDEVTVHLWIKPSQAWN, from the coding sequence ATGAAAAACCTATTTTTATTTTGCCGTGCAGGCTATGAGAAAGAATGCGCAGCAGAAATCCAACAGCGAGCCGCCGAGCTCAATGTGGGTGGCTTTGTTAAAGCCAACAACAACGATGCCTACGTGGTATATCAATGTTTTGAAGAAGACGGCGGCGATACCTTAGTGAAGCAATTGCCGTTAGATTCACTGATTTTTGCCCGTCAGATGTTTGCTGCAAACGAGCTGCTGGCGGATTTACCCGAGTCGGATCGTGTCAGCCCGATTGTGGCGGCGCTCAGTGAGGTGAGTAAAGCGGGTGAGCTGAGGGTTGAAACCCCTGATACCAACGAAGCCAAAGAACTGTCGGCATTTTGCCGTAAGTTTACTGTGCCTTTGCGTCAGCATTTGAAAAAATCCGGCAGTTTACTGGCACAGGAAAATCCTAAGCGTCCGATTATCCACGTGTGTTTTATCGGCCCAGGTCGTGCCTACGTAGGTTATTCCTTCAGTAACAACAGCTCACCCTATTTTATGGGGATCCCGCGCCTGAAAATGGCTGCCGATGCGCCGAGCCGCTCAAGCTTGAAACTCGATGAAGCATTCGCGCAGTTTGTGCCTAAAGAAGAGCAAGAAGTGCGGGTTCGCAGCGGCATGAACGCGGTGGACTTAGGCGCTTGCCCAGGCGGCTGGACCTATCAGTTAGTGCGTCGTGGCATGATGGTCTCCGCGGTCGATAATGGCCCAATGAACGAAAAGCTGATGGAAACCGGACAAGTGAAACATTTCCGCGAGGATGGTTTCCGCTTCGAGCCACAGCGTAAAAACATTTATTGGTTAGTGTGTGACATGGTTGAAAAACCCGCGCGCGTGGCTGAGCTGATTGAAGCTTGGGCCATCAATGGCTGGTTTAAAGAAGCGATTTTCAACCTCAAACTGCCGATGAAGAGCCGTTATAAAGAAGTGATGGCGATTTTGAATACCATGCAGGAAATCCTCAAGGAAAACGGCATCAACGAATTCCAGTTACAGTGTAAGCACTTATACCATGACCGTGATGAAGTAACTGTGCACCTGTGGATTAAACCGAGCCAGGCTTGGAACTAA
- a CDS encoding transcriptional regulator GcvA encodes MSRRLPPLNAVKAFEAAARHLSFTRAAEELFVTQAAVSHQIKALEDFLGLKLFRRKNRSLLLTEEGQSYFLDIKDIFTQLADATDRLLARSAIGSLTVSMSPSFAIQWLVPRLSKFSEKNPDIDVRIKAVDTEASSLTDDVDVAIYYGLGNWPGLRADKLRNEVLIPVCSPMLLNGPKPLSKPEDLKHHTLLHDMSRHDWQAWFRQCGIHDINVNQGPIFSHSSLVLQAAAHGQGVALGYSVLARPDIKAGRLVCPFQEVLVSKDAYYLVCQQNHAELGKVVAFREWMLDMFAEESRSELLPG; translated from the coding sequence ATGTCAAGACGCTTACCACCACTGAATGCGGTTAAAGCATTTGAGGCCGCCGCACGGCATTTGAGCTTTACTCGAGCGGCTGAAGAATTGTTTGTGACTCAGGCTGCGGTGAGTCACCAAATTAAGGCGCTGGAAGATTTTCTCGGATTAAAATTATTTCGCCGAAAGAATCGTTCATTGCTGCTGACCGAAGAAGGCCAGAGCTATTTTCTCGATATTAAAGATATCTTCACTCAACTGGCGGATGCCACCGACAGGCTACTTGCACGCAGCGCCATTGGTTCGTTGACCGTGAGCATGTCGCCAAGCTTTGCTATTCAGTGGCTGGTGCCGCGCCTATCGAAGTTTAGTGAAAAAAATCCAGACATTGACGTACGAATTAAGGCGGTAGACACAGAGGCCAGCTCCTTAACTGACGATGTCGACGTCGCCATTTATTATGGTTTAGGCAATTGGCCAGGGCTTCGCGCCGATAAACTCCGTAATGAAGTGCTGATCCCCGTATGTTCGCCCATGCTGTTAAACGGCCCTAAGCCCTTGTCTAAGCCGGAAGATTTAAAACACCACACGCTGCTGCACGATATGAGCCGTCACGATTGGCAGGCTTGGTTTAGACAATGTGGTATCCACGATATCAACGTCAACCAAGGGCCGATTTTTAGTCACTCTTCCCTCGTTTTGCAGGCGGCAGCCCATGGCCAAGGTGTGGCCTTAGGTTATAGCGTACTCGCTCGCCCCGATATTAAGGCGGGTCGACTGGTGTGCCCATTCCAAGAAGTGTTAGTGAGCAAAGATGCCTATTACCTCGTCTGCCAACAGAATCATGCCGAGCTGGGTAAAGTGGTCGCGTTCCGTGAGTGGATGTTAGATATGTTTGCCGAGGAGTCACGCAGTGAGTTGTTGCCCGGATAA
- a CDS encoding isocitrate dehydrogenase, producing the protein MSKRTITVIPGDGIGPSIIDSALKILDKAGCDFEYEFADAGLTALEKQGELLPQRTLELIEKNRITLKGPLTTPVGEGFTSINVTLRKKFGLYANVRPVLSFKGTQARYENIDIITVRENTEGMYSGHGQKVSEDGTTAEATSIVTRQGAEQIATFAYELARKENRKKVTIVHKANIMKSTSGLFLKVAREVSQRYPDIKTEEMIVDATCMKLVMNPENFDVIVTTNLFGDILSDLCAGLVGGLGMAPGANIGRDAAIFEAVHGSAPDIAGKNLANPTSVILASIQMLEYLGMADKADLIRKAVSAVIEEGDRTTRDLGGTHGTTDFTQAVLDRLS; encoded by the coding sequence ATGTCAAAAAGAACGATAACCGTAATTCCAGGTGATGGAATTGGCCCAAGTATTATTGATTCAGCCTTAAAAATTCTTGATAAAGCTGGTTGTGATTTTGAATATGAATTTGCCGATGCCGGCTTAACTGCTCTTGAGAAGCAGGGCGAACTACTTCCGCAGCGTACTTTAGAACTGATCGAAAAAAACCGCATCACCCTGAAAGGCCCGCTAACTACACCAGTAGGCGAAGGTTTCACCTCTATCAACGTGACATTACGTAAGAAATTCGGTCTGTACGCTAACGTGCGTCCAGTGTTGTCTTTCAAAGGCACTCAAGCCCGTTATGAAAACATTGATATCATTACTGTGCGTGAAAACACCGAAGGCATGTACTCAGGCCACGGTCAAAAAGTTTCTGAAGACGGCACCACTGCTGAAGCGACCAGTATCGTCACTCGCCAAGGTGCTGAGCAGATCGCGACATTCGCCTATGAACTGGCCCGCAAAGAAAACCGTAAGAAAGTCACTATCGTGCACAAAGCAAACATCATGAAGTCAACTTCAGGTCTGTTCCTGAAAGTGGCCCGTGAAGTGAGCCAACGCTACCCAGACATCAAAACCGAAGAAATGATTGTCGATGCGACTTGCATGAAGTTAGTGATGAACCCAGAAAACTTCGACGTCATCGTGACCACCAACCTGTTTGGTGACATTCTGTCGGATCTGTGTGCTGGTTTAGTCGGTGGTTTAGGTATGGCACCCGGCGCCAACATTGGCCGTGATGCAGCGATTTTCGAAGCGGTTCACGGCAGTGCGCCCGATATCGCAGGTAAAAACCTCGCTAACCCAACATCTGTGATCTTAGCCTCTATCCAAATGCTGGAATACTTAGGCATGGCTGATAAAGCCGATCTGATCCGTAAAGCCGTATCGGCAGTAATTGAAGAAGGCGACCGTACGACTCGCGATTTAGGCGGCACCCACGGTACGACTGACTTCACTCAAGCGGTGCTTGACCGTCTGTCATAA
- the xseB gene encoding exodeoxyribonuclease VII small subunit, translated as MAKKPENLSFEESLGELERIVAELEQGDVSLDDALKQFERGINLVRNSQAKLEQAQQKVAILLKQDENAPLSPYAVEGE; from the coding sequence GTGGCGAAGAAACCCGAAAATCTCAGTTTTGAAGAATCCCTTGGTGAACTCGAGCGCATCGTTGCCGAATTAGAACAGGGCGATGTCTCTCTGGATGATGCGTTAAAACAATTTGAACGTGGCATCAATTTGGTGCGTAACAGCCAAGCAAAACTCGAGCAAGCTCAGCAAAAAGTGGCCATTTTACTCAAGCAGGATGAAAATGCGCCCCTCTCTCCCTATGCCGTTGAGGGCGAATAA
- a CDS encoding flagellar motor protein MotB: MAKCNCPPPGAPLWLATFADLMSLLMCFFVLLLSFSEMDVMKFKQIAGSMKYAFGVQNKVEVKDIPKGTSVIALEFRPGRPDPTPIEIINQQTNEMTEPVLDYQAGEDDSAGGVQQQNGSQRGGEASATAQETADAVKAEAAAAQDKINQQVKKMAQELNNEITDGAIEIESLGQQIIIRIREKGSFASGSGFLQPRFKPVVRSVGELLKDVPGIITVSGYTDDMQISDELYSSNWDLSSKRAVAVADVLLQVKGFDPKRMKVVGMASNNPIVPNDSPENRARNRRVEIAIEQGKAKESEEIQVGK, from the coding sequence ATGGCTAAGTGCAACTGTCCACCGCCCGGAGCGCCGCTCTGGTTGGCAACATTTGCCGATTTGATGTCCCTCTTGATGTGTTTCTTCGTGCTGCTGCTATCATTCTCCGAAATGGACGTGATGAAGTTTAAGCAGATCGCAGGCTCGATGAAGTATGCCTTCGGGGTGCAAAACAAGGTCGAAGTCAAAGACATTCCTAAGGGGACGTCTGTGATTGCATTGGAGTTTCGTCCTGGCCGTCCCGATCCCACGCCGATTGAAATCATTAATCAACAAACCAACGAAATGACCGAACCCGTATTGGATTATCAAGCGGGCGAGGACGATAGCGCGGGTGGTGTGCAGCAGCAAAATGGTTCGCAGCGGGGTGGTGAAGCCTCTGCGACGGCACAAGAAACGGCGGATGCGGTGAAGGCCGAAGCCGCTGCGGCGCAGGATAAAATCAATCAGCAAGTGAAGAAAATGGCACAGGAGCTCAATAATGAGATCACCGATGGGGCGATCGAAATTGAGTCACTTGGGCAGCAAATCATTATCCGTATCCGCGAGAAGGGCTCATTTGCCTCAGGATCTGGCTTCCTGCAGCCACGATTTAAACCCGTGGTGCGCTCGGTCGGTGAATTGCTAAAAGATGTGCCGGGGATCATCACGGTATCGGGTTACACCGATGATATGCAGATAAGTGATGAGCTCTATAGCTCGAACTGGGATCTCTCCAGCAAACGCGCTGTGGCGGTAGCCGATGTGCTGCTGCAAGTGAAGGGCTTCGATCCTAAGCGGATGAAAGTGGTCGGTATGGCGTCGAATAATCCCATCGTGCCTAATGACTCACCTGAAAACCGCGCGCGAAATCGCCGCGTTGAGATTGCGATTGAACAGGGTAAAGCTAAAGAATCCGAAGAAATTCAAGTGGGTAAATAG
- a CDS encoding DUF423 domain-containing protein: protein MRKGLLLLAAVSGFFAVALGAFGAHGLKAVAPPELIDVFNLGVQYHFYHTFALIAVAFAGQWLTSRLLDWAAYLFMAGIVLFSGSLYGLALVGSKWLGPITPMGGGCFLLGWLLLAAAVWRHKVVDGNES from the coding sequence ATGCGTAAAGGATTGTTGTTACTCGCCGCGGTAAGCGGATTTTTTGCGGTCGCGCTTGGCGCCTTTGGCGCCCATGGACTCAAGGCTGTCGCGCCGCCAGAGCTGATTGATGTGTTTAATCTAGGCGTGCAATATCACTTCTACCATACCTTTGCGCTGATTGCTGTGGCCTTTGCCGGGCAGTGGTTAACCTCACGTTTGCTGGATTGGGCGGCGTACCTGTTTATGGCCGGCATAGTGCTGTTTTCTGGCTCGCTCTACGGTTTAGCACTGGTCGGTAGCAAATGGTTAGGCCCTATTACCCCAATGGGTGGTGGCTGTTTCCTCTTAGGTTGGTTATTGCTGGCTGCAGCCGTATGGCGCCATAAAGTGGTGGATGGCAACGAGTCATAA
- the pomA gene encoding flagellar motor protein PomA, with protein sequence MDLATVIGLVGGFGFILWAMMTSGGLAIFIDVPSVFIVFGGSFFVVMMKFNLKQFLGAVKIAVKAFMFKIDKPEELIEQSVTMADAARKGGFLALEEAQISNSFMQKAVDMLVDGHDGEVVRAALEKDIALTEERHRNGIAIFRAFGDVGPAMGMIGTLVGLVAMLSNMSDPKSIGPSMAVALLTTLYGAVVANMVCIPIADKLTLRMGEEMLNRNLIMDAVLAIQDGQNPRVIEGFLKNYLAEKQRKIDTTDGE encoded by the coding sequence GTGGATTTAGCTACAGTTATAGGACTAGTCGGGGGCTTTGGTTTTATCCTTTGGGCTATGATGACCAGCGGCGGCCTGGCAATCTTTATCGACGTCCCCTCAGTGTTTATCGTATTCGGTGGTTCATTCTTCGTCGTAATGATGAAGTTCAATCTCAAACAGTTTTTGGGCGCGGTAAAAATCGCCGTCAAAGCCTTTATGTTTAAGATTGATAAGCCTGAAGAGCTTATCGAACAATCCGTGACTATGGCGGACGCCGCCCGTAAAGGCGGATTCCTTGCCCTCGAAGAAGCGCAAATTTCCAACAGTTTTATGCAAAAAGCTGTCGATATGTTGGTCGATGGTCACGATGGTGAAGTGGTGCGCGCCGCGCTTGAAAAAGACATTGCCCTCACCGAAGAGCGCCATCGCAACGGCATTGCGATTTTTAGAGCCTTTGGTGACGTCGGCCCAGCGATGGGGATGATTGGTACCTTAGTGGGCTTAGTGGCCATGTTATCTAACATGTCAGATCCTAAATCGATTGGTCCGTCGATGGCGGTGGCCTTGTTAACGACACTGTACGGCGCCGTGGTCGCCAACATGGTGTGTATTCCCATTGCCGATAAACTCACCCTGCGCATGGGTGAAGAAATGCTGAACCGCAACCTGATTATGGACGCGGTATTAGCGATTCAAGATGGCCAAAACCCGCGGGTGATTGAAGGTTTCTTGAAGAATTATCTTGCTGAAAAACAGCGGAAAATCGATACAACGGACGGAGAGTAG
- a CDS encoding alpha/beta fold hydrolase, which yields MSCCPDNPLVNENVAPSAYVLEGEPSETLILFAHGAGANRDSDFMCQMAAGLVAKGFQVMRFNFPYMQANAVDGKKRPPDRAPKLLTCFSEMLDVAHAQPKVKRVVLMGKSMGGRMAALLACDSEQASRIDRVICLGYPFIPLKGGGPRLEPLNDCQVPVLVLQGERDKFGTQAQILSWPLNSDIQIEYLADGDHSFVPRKSSGTTEAANLALTVDLSAKFIG from the coding sequence GTGAGTTGTTGCCCGGATAACCCCTTGGTCAACGAGAATGTGGCGCCAAGTGCCTATGTGTTAGAAGGCGAGCCCTCAGAAACCTTGATTTTATTTGCCCACGGCGCGGGGGCGAATCGAGACTCCGATTTTATGTGCCAAATGGCCGCAGGTCTTGTCGCAAAGGGTTTTCAAGTGATGCGCTTTAACTTTCCTTACATGCAGGCCAATGCCGTGGATGGTAAAAAGCGCCCGCCTGACAGAGCGCCAAAGCTGCTTACCTGTTTTAGCGAGATGCTCGATGTGGCGCACGCTCAGCCTAAGGTTAAGCGTGTGGTCTTGATGGGCAAATCCATGGGCGGACGCATGGCGGCGTTACTGGCCTGCGATAGCGAGCAAGCGAGCCGTATTGATAGGGTCATTTGCTTAGGTTATCCCTTTATTCCGCTTAAGGGGGGGGGACCTAGGTTAGAACCCCTAAACGACTGCCAAGTGCCCGTATTAGTGCTACAAGGTGAGCGGGATAAGTTTGGCACACAGGCGCAGATCCTAAGTTGGCCGCTTAACAGTGATATACAAATTGAATACTTAGCCGATGGGGATCATAGTTTTGTGCCAAGAAAGTCGTCAGGCACGACCGAAGCGGCTAACCTTGCATTGACTGTTGATTTGTCAGCAAAATTTATTGGCTAA
- a CDS encoding S9 family peptidase: MKLLPITSLVLLSLGILPNAHAETSTKPLTLTDIMHFESLEKPVIADNGQVLAVEVAPDRGDSNGLVKNLQTGKDFLIEGGSDPIVSHTGRYVAMAVKPSLLKVETSDAKAKKKLKADMVLLDTQTGTQTKFERVKEFAFSDDGAHLAIWFEADEETKKDAKEKTEGADDKPKAEKVKVDKFDQGRRLSLVNLSSPSQRVDLEHVTAYQFDKDSRRLAVAVNDIEAKQHQLQLIDLKYYKKSTAFESQTQQIGAVSLSKNGRWLAFTLGDASELPYGRSYQLNLVDIASGKIRPVPNTKEWTLNRYASLNFSLDSERLFFGRVPEVSQQLSLKKIAEEKDLYDQEIVTGLRGLKVWHGDDPRIKPHEIKQYDKEQKRTYLAVLHLDSNNVVQLGDKTVPDVTLSQHKRYMLASSDLPYRKMITWAGFYLDYYLVDINTGRKLPLLTQQPSDAEPSLSGDGKYVAYYQQGNVYLYDIAEGRRTNLSKSLKVSFADEDHDYPSNAPGYGFGPWLKDDAGFLVYDKYDVWQFNTASKSGFALTAGQGRAQKIQYRVEGLVDNPDEPTTLAYNATVLLHGYSDKTKADGFYQATLGEAGVKTLMEGEYKLTVLGRSKDTDTLVFSKERFDLFPDLYTASYQTPQNAVKQTDLDKQRQAFNWSQAELVHWTNGDGKPLDGVLIKPTNYQAGERYPVLVYYYRFMTDRLHAFPQMKVNHRPNFAWYVNNGYAVFLPDIRFEIGYPGASSVQALTSGVQKLIDMGVADANAIGLQGHSWSGYQTAFAITQTKMFKAAVAGAPVANMTSAYSGIRHGTGLARQFQYETGQSRIGESLFAAPQKYIENSPVFYADRIQTPLMIMFGDKDDAVPWEQGVEMYLAMRRAGKDVVFLQYEDEPHHLKKYPNKLDYSIRMMEYFDHYLKGKPAPAWLSQGEAYVEYKADDE; the protein is encoded by the coding sequence TTGAAGTTATTACCTATCACATCGCTAGTGCTTTTATCCCTCGGAATACTGCCCAATGCCCATGCAGAAACCAGCACTAAACCGCTTACCCTGACCGACATTATGCATTTTGAGTCCCTCGAAAAGCCCGTTATCGCTGACAATGGTCAAGTGCTGGCGGTGGAGGTGGCGCCGGATCGTGGCGATAGCAATGGTTTGGTTAAGAATCTGCAAACAGGAAAAGACTTTCTGATTGAAGGCGGCTCGGACCCTATCGTGAGTCACACTGGCCGTTATGTGGCGATGGCCGTAAAACCCAGTTTGCTTAAAGTCGAAACCAGTGATGCTAAAGCCAAGAAAAAGCTCAAAGCCGATATGGTGCTGCTCGATACCCAAACTGGCACGCAAACCAAATTTGAACGGGTAAAGGAATTTGCCTTTAGCGACGATGGCGCGCATTTAGCTATTTGGTTTGAAGCCGATGAAGAGACCAAGAAAGACGCCAAGGAGAAGACCGAAGGTGCCGATGATAAGCCCAAAGCCGAGAAGGTGAAGGTCGATAAGTTCGACCAAGGCCGTCGTTTGAGTTTAGTGAATTTGTCTTCGCCATCGCAGCGGGTGGATCTGGAGCATGTGACCGCCTATCAGTTTGATAAAGACAGTCGCCGCTTGGCCGTTGCTGTCAATGATATCGAGGCGAAACAACATCAACTGCAACTGATTGATTTGAAATACTACAAAAAATCAACGGCATTTGAATCTCAAACTCAACAAATCGGTGCGGTTTCACTGTCGAAAAATGGTCGCTGGCTGGCCTTTACCCTAGGGGATGCGAGTGAATTACCCTATGGCCGTAGCTATCAGTTAAACCTAGTCGATATCGCTTCAGGCAAAATTCGCCCCGTGCCAAACACCAAAGAGTGGACGTTAAACCGTTACGCCAGTTTAAACTTTTCCCTAGACAGTGAACGACTCTTCTTTGGCCGTGTGCCCGAGGTGAGCCAGCAGCTCAGTTTGAAGAAAATTGCAGAAGAAAAAGACCTTTACGATCAAGAGATAGTCACAGGCCTACGTGGGCTTAAGGTCTGGCATGGAGACGATCCGCGGATTAAACCCCATGAAATCAAGCAATATGATAAAGAGCAAAAGCGCACTTATTTAGCCGTGCTGCATTTAGATTCAAACAATGTAGTGCAGCTTGGCGATAAAACGGTGCCGGATGTGACCCTGTCACAGCATAAGCGTTATATGCTGGCAAGCTCAGACTTACCCTATCGCAAGATGATCACTTGGGCGGGCTTTTATCTAGACTATTACTTGGTGGATATCAACACTGGGCGTAAGCTGCCGCTGTTAACCCAACAACCAAGCGATGCTGAGCCGAGCTTATCGGGCGACGGCAAATATGTGGCCTATTATCAGCAAGGTAATGTGTATTTATATGATATTGCCGAAGGTCGTCGCACCAATCTGAGCAAGTCTTTAAAGGTGAGTTTTGCCGATGAAGACCATGATTATCCTTCCAATGCGCCGGGTTATGGTTTTGGCCCTTGGCTGAAGGATGATGCAGGTTTCCTCGTCTACGACAAATACGATGTGTGGCAGTTTAATACCGCATCGAAAAGCGGATTTGCCTTAACCGCAGGGCAGGGGCGCGCTCAAAAAATTCAATATCGTGTTGAAGGCTTAGTCGATAATCCCGATGAGCCAACCACACTGGCCTACAACGCCACTGTGCTGCTGCATGGTTACAGCGACAAGACTAAGGCCGATGGTTTTTATCAAGCGACCTTAGGCGAAGCGGGCGTTAAGACCCTGATGGAAGGCGAGTATAAGCTAACTGTGCTTGGGCGCAGTAAAGATACGGATACCTTGGTGTTCTCTAAGGAGCGCTTCGATCTGTTCCCTGACTTGTATACCGCAAGCTATCAGACCCCACAAAATGCGGTGAAGCAAACCGATTTAGATAAGCAGCGCCAAGCCTTTAATTGGAGCCAAGCCGAATTAGTGCATTGGACCAATGGTGATGGCAAGCCGCTCGATGGCGTGTTGATTAAGCCGACTAACTATCAAGCGGGTGAGCGTTATCCGGTGCTGGTTTACTACTATCGCTTTATGACCGACAGGCTGCATGCCTTCCCGCAAATGAAGGTTAACCACAGACCAAACTTCGCTTGGTATGTGAATAACGGTTATGCGGTATTCTTGCCGGATATTCGTTTCGAGATCGGTTATCCCGGTGCCAGTTCGGTTCAAGCGCTGACCTCGGGCGTGCAAAAGCTTATCGACATGGGCGTTGCCGATGCTAACGCCATTGGTTTGCAAGGACACTCTTGGAGCGGTTATCAAACGGCGTTTGCCATCACTCAAACCAAGATGTTTAAAGCTGCGGTAGCTGGTGCGCCAGTGGCCAACATGACCAGCGCCTACAGCGGTATTCGCCATGGCACAGGGCTTGCGCGCCAATTCCAATACGAAACGGGCCAAAGCCGCATAGGTGAAAGCCTCTTCGCTGCGCCGCAAAAGTATATTGAGAACTCGCCAGTATTCTATGCCGATCGCATTCAAACACCGCTGATGATCATGTTTGGCGATAAAGACGATGCGGTGCCTTGGGAGCAAGGTGTTGAAATGTACTTGGCGATGCGCCGTGCTGGTAAAGATGTGGTGTTTTTACAATATGAAGATGAACCCCATCATCTGAAGAAATACCCTAATAAGCTCGATTACAGCATTCGCATGATGGAATACTTCGACCATTATCTTAAAGGTAAACCCGCGCCAGCCTGGTTAAGCCAGGGCGAAGCCTATGTCGAATATAAAGCCGATGATGAGTAA